ACACAGAGACCGACAGACCACTCAACCTACTAACAGAGCATACAAGTGGAGTTTCGAGTGAGCGGCGTGTTCAAGATAGAAAGTTTCTCTGGATACTGCCAGATCATATAGATAGCGTTTTGAGCGTCGCGTTCAGTCCGGACGATACCTTGTTGGCAAGTACACACTACGATAAAACCGTCAGTGTATGGGATGTACACACCGGCACTGAACTTTGGACGATGCAAGGACATAAGGATAAAATCACAGACGTAGCGTTTCGTCCGGATGGGAAGCTGCTGGCGAGTGCAAGTGAGGACGCGACCATCCGGCTGTGGGAGGTAAGCACTGGCACACATCTGCGCACGCTTGAAGGACATCTCGGGGGTGTCACAAGCGTCGCTTTTAATCCAGATGGAAAAACATTGGCGAGCGGAAGTCATGACAAAACCGTTCGTCTGTGGGATGTGGAGACAGAAAAAACGCTGCACGCGTTCATGGGACATAAGTACAAAGTCTATGACATTGCGTTCAGCCCGGATGGGAAGTTGCTGGCAAGTGCAAGTGAAGACACGACCACCCGTGTGTGGGATGTAGAGACAGGCGAATCTCTTCATAGGTTGCGTGAGCGTAACGGCAATGATCTCTTTAGTGTAGCGTTCAGCCCGGATGGCAAGATGTTGGCAAGTGGAACCTATAATATGACCTATCTCTGGGATGTGCAGACGGGGACATACCTGCAAATGTTGGGGGATAAGCTTGGTAGCAGGAGCCTTGCATTTAGCCCAGATGGTAAAACGCTGATAAGCGGAAGCAGACACAACACCGTGCATCTGTTGGATGTCGAAACCGGCATAGAACTTCGGAAGATGATAGCGCATACCCGAACTATCCGTAGCATCGCGTTCAGTCCGGATGGCAAGACACTGGCGGCTGGTGGTTGGGATAATAAAGTTCATTTGTGGAATGTGGAGACAGGCGAGTCTCTTCAGACCGATAATGTTGTGGAGTGGCTTTCTCCCGTTAGTGTTGCATTCAGTCCGGATGGTAAAACAGTGGCAGCTGGCAGTTCAAACAAGACCGTGTTTTCGTGGGATGTAGAAACAGGGGCAGTGCGTCCGGCTCCGCTTGAAGGCAATGCTGTGTCCCAACCTGTAAGCACGCCCACGTCTTGCTACGTTGCATTCAGCCCAGATGGTAAAAAGTTTGTGAGTGCGAATGCAAGGGGTTTCATTTATTTGTGGGATTTGCAAACAGGGAAACGTATAAATGAGATAACATTGGATGTGAAAACAGATAAACCTATAAAGACGAGGTTCGTGAATCAAAGTGTGTTCACAAGTGTAGTGTTCAGCCCGGATGGAAAGATACTGGCAAATGGGAGTCATGACGGTACCGTGCGCACGTGGGATGCACATACCGGCGATCCGCTTTTGAAGCTGGATAAACATAAAACTAATGTTTATTGCGTCGCGTTCAGTCCGGATGGAAAGATATTGGCGAGTGGCGGTGCGGATAGTACTGTGCGTTTTTGGGATGCACTGTCGGGTGAACTCATTCGGACGCTGGAAGCGCATGGGTTTATTTATAGCATAGCATTTAGTCCGGATGGAAAGACCCTGGCAAGTGACGGTGGTAATCACACCATGATGTTGTGGGAGGTAAGCACCGGCAAACAGCTGCGGACACTAAAAGGGCATCGGAATGGTGTTACGAGCGTCGCGTTTAGTCCGGATGGGAAGACACTGGCGAGTAGCAGTTGGGATGGCACTGTGTTGTTATGGGATCTCGCGGTTGATACTATGGATTAGGCTGCACATCAGACATTATGAGTAGGCGGGTACAGGTACCCGCCCTTACATTTTAACGCCGCGCCTGCTGTGATTCCGCAAATGAATCTGGCTCAGAAACATACCAAACACCAAAACCTCTCAGATACACTCAAAGACACAGTGAAACCCAACTTTAGACCGCTACATCTCAAGAAAGCACACAGAAAAGCGTTGGGTTTCACCGCAGGACTGATTTATTTTCGCAAACTTCATTAGGGACCCCTGAAAAAATGGTAAAATTGGGCAGGATTTGGAAAGTGTTTCGCCAGCTGCGCGGTAAGTTAGTTATAGTTAGCATAATTTAAAATTTGACAATTTTTTCGTTTTTTTGTATAATTATTTATGACGCTGATTTCATGCTGAAGCATATTCGCTAACACCGCGTGGATCGCGTCAGGGGCAGCTCCCCGTTTCCGGGGTGCGCAGCAGGTGTTACCATCACCTGCCACGCGTAGCACTGCCATAGATCA
The nucleotide sequence above comes from Candidatus Poribacteria bacterium. Encoded proteins:
- a CDS encoding PQQ-binding-like beta-propeller repeat protein — encoded protein: MKNTLILILAIGFAMCVVPKNTIAQDTQAWRLRGLPEGTKARFGRGTITGGFASSHDGKRLAVPCSIGIWIYDTETDRPLNLLTEHTSGVSSERRVQDRKFLWILPDHIDSVLSVAFSPDDTLLASTHYDKTVSVWDVHTGTELWTMQGHKDKITDVAFRPDGKLLASASEDATIRLWEVSTGTHLRTLEGHLGGVTSVAFNPDGKTLASGSHDKTVRLWDVETEKTLHAFMGHKYKVYDIAFSPDGKLLASASEDTTTRVWDVETGESLHRLRERNGNDLFSVAFSPDGKMLASGTYNMTYLWDVQTGTYLQMLGDKLGSRSLAFSPDGKTLISGSRHNTVHLLDVETGIELRKMIAHTRTIRSIAFSPDGKTLAAGGWDNKVHLWNVETGESLQTDNVVEWLSPVSVAFSPDGKTVAAGSSNKTVFSWDVETGAVRPAPLEGNAVSQPVSTPTSCYVAFSPDGKKFVSANARGFIYLWDLQTGKRINEITLDVKTDKPIKTRFVNQSVFTSVVFSPDGKILANGSHDGTVRTWDAHTGDPLLKLDKHKTNVYCVAFSPDGKILASGGADSTVRFWDALSGELIRTLEAHGFIYSIAFSPDGKTLASDGGNHTMMLWEVSTGKQLRTLKGHRNGVTSVAFSPDGKTLASSSWDGTVLLWDLAVDTMD